The following proteins are encoded in a genomic region of Anaerolineae bacterium:
- a CDS encoding DEAD/DEAH box helicase family protein, with protein sequence MALHPDFPTSPYSILEPDVRWFPADEALRESSYEKLLPPLVHELRKKVKAWRNNGYEGATDTSIALLNWWFNQEHMLPKAGGAMTKFEYYFAQQEAVESIIYLYDVVKVKDKYDLLRFDSSGAVSPNMFDESWLRFVIKMATGTGKTKVMSLVLAWCYFHKLYEPDSDLARNFLLITPNIIVLDRIRTDFDGLRIFFDDPVLPPNGYSGGFEGRNWHDDFQLTLHIQDEVNVTRKTGNIFLTNIHRVYSGNNVEPSADDEDTMNYFLGKRPTGATTDSKVDLGDIVRDIDELVVLNDEAHHIHDPKMAWFKSIEDIHNRLKHKDKFLSLQVDMTATPKHNNGAIFVQTISDYPLVEAISQNVVKHPVLPDSASRAKLSERQSSKYTEKYADYLNLGIEEWRKAYKEHEKMDKKAILFVMTDDTRNCDDVAEYLEATYPDFKDAVLVIHTKNNGEISEAASGKNKEDLEKLRKESNKIDSWDSPFKAIVSVMMLKEGWDVKNVTTIVGLRPYSAQSNILPEQTLGRGLRKMYPGYDVEEYVSVVGTDAFMDFVESIQSEGVELERKAMGEGTKPKTPIIVEIDNENTKKDIDNLDIEIPVLTPRVYREYKNLSSLDTGHFGHKKVEYKTFSIEEQREIVFKDITTGEINHTTILDSGAVTDYRSVVGYFTRVIMKDLRLVSGYDVLYGKVKYFIRDELFEKPVDLDSLNTLRNLSELEANKTLVETFKKQINALTVQDKGDAKIHDTIKLRKTRPFVVKEQGYIIPKKSIFNKIIGDSNLELQFAAYLEDCDDIISYVKNYMAVHFKIDYVNAKGEISNYYPDFIVKKSKKEVFVVETKGLEDLDVPLKMERLKQWCVDINKIQANIKYDYVFVDEESFDKFKPKNFEELIRSFTKYRDLLGVH encoded by the coding sequence ATGGCATTGCATCCGGATTTTCCGACCTCCCCTTACAGCATACTTGAGCCTGATGTCCGCTGGTTCCCCGCGGATGAAGCTCTTCGGGAATCAAGCTATGAAAAGCTGTTGCCGCCCCTGGTGCATGAACTGCGTAAAAAGGTAAAAGCGTGGCGGAATAACGGCTATGAAGGGGCGACAGACACAAGCATCGCCTTGCTGAACTGGTGGTTTAACCAAGAGCATATGCTGCCCAAAGCAGGCGGCGCGATGACAAAGTTTGAATACTACTTTGCCCAGCAAGAGGCGGTTGAAAGCATCATCTACCTTTACGATGTGGTTAAGGTAAAGGACAAATATGACCTGCTCCGTTTTGATTCATCCGGCGCTGTTTCTCCAAATATGTTTGATGAATCATGGCTTCGTTTTGTCATCAAGATGGCAACCGGCACAGGCAAGACCAAGGTGATGAGCCTGGTTCTGGCGTGGTGCTATTTTCACAAACTTTATGAGCCGGATTCTGACCTGGCGCGTAACTTTCTGCTGATTACGCCTAATATCATTGTGCTGGATCGGATCAGAACGGATTTCGACGGGTTGCGAATATTCTTTGATGACCCTGTGTTGCCGCCCAATGGATATTCAGGCGGTTTTGAGGGGCGCAATTGGCACGATGATTTTCAACTGACTCTGCACATTCAGGATGAGGTTAATGTTACCCGCAAGACCGGCAATATATTTTTAACCAATATTCACCGTGTCTATTCCGGCAATAATGTTGAGCCGTCAGCCGATGATGAAGATACCATGAATTATTTTCTGGGCAAGCGTCCCACGGGCGCTACCACTGATTCCAAAGTCGATCTTGGTGATATTGTCCGCGACATTGATGAACTGGTGGTGCTGAATGACGAGGCGCACCATATTCATGATCCCAAAATGGCGTGGTTCAAGTCGATTGAGGATATTCACAACCGGCTGAAACACAAGGACAAGTTTCTCTCCCTGCAAGTGGACATGACTGCTACACCCAAGCACAACAATGGCGCGATTTTTGTGCAGACCATTTCGGATTATCCTTTGGTAGAGGCCATTTCGCAGAATGTTGTAAAACACCCGGTACTTCCCGATTCCGCAAGCCGTGCTAAACTCAGCGAGCGGCAAAGTTCCAAATACACGGAAAAATATGCCGATTACCTGAATCTCGGCATAGAGGAGTGGCGTAAAGCATACAAAGAACATGAAAAGATGGACAAAAAAGCCATTCTCTTTGTGATGACCGACGATACCAGAAACTGTGATGATGTAGCTGAATATCTGGAGGCTACCTATCCTGATTTTAAAGATGCGGTGCTGGTGATTCATACCAAAAACAACGGTGAGATCAGCGAGGCGGCAAGCGGCAAGAATAAGGAGGATTTGGAAAAGCTTCGCAAAGAGTCCAATAAAATTGATAGCTGGGACAGTCCTTTTAAGGCTATTGTCTCGGTGATGATGCTCAAAGAGGGGTGGGATGTGAAAAACGTGACCACTATCGTGGGATTACGTCCCTATTCTGCCCAAAGCAATATTTTACCTGAGCAGACTTTGGGCAGGGGTTTGCGAAAAATGTATCCCGGCTATGATGTGGAAGAATACGTCAGCGTTGTGGGAACCGATGCTTTTATGGATTTTGTAGAGTCTATTCAGTCCGAAGGTGTTGAGCTTGAGCGCAAGGCAATGGGTGAAGGCACCAAGCCAAAAACACCGATTATCGTTGAAATTGATAATGAAAATACAAAAAAGGATATCGATAATCTTGATATCGAGATTCCGGTATTAACCCCGAGGGTATATCGGGAGTACAAGAATCTCAGCAGTCTGGATACAGGGCATTTTGGCCATAAAAAAGTAGAATACAAGACGTTCAGCATCGAAGAACAGCGTGAGATCGTATTTAAGGATATAACTACAGGCGAGATCAATCATACAACCATCCTGGATTCAGGAGCGGTTACCGACTACCGCTCTGTGGTGGGATATTTCACCCGGGTTATTATGAAGGATTTAAGACTGGTAAGCGGCTATGATGTGCTGTACGGGAAAGTAAAATATTTTATTCGGGATGAATTGTTTGAAAAACCGGTTGACCTTGACAGCCTGAACACCTTGCGAAATCTGTCCGAACTTGAAGCAAACAAAACTCTGGTGGAAACATTTAAGAAGCAGATTAACGCCTTGACTGTTCAGGACAAGGGAGACGCAAAAATCCATGATACGATTAAGTTGAGGAAAACACGCCCGTTTGTTGTTAAAGAGCAGGGATATATCATACCGAAGAAAAGTATTTTTAATAAAATTATCGGAGACAGTAACCTGGAATTACAGTTTGCCGCCTATCTTGAAGACTGCGACGATATTATTTCCTATGTGAAGAACTACATGGCTGTTCACTTCAAGATTGATTACGTCAACGCAAAGGGTGAGATATCCAACTATTACCCTGACTTTATTGTTAAAAAGTCAAAGAAAGAGGTCTTTGTTGTTGAAACCAAAGGGCTGGAAGACCTTGACGTGCCCTTGAAAATGGAAAGGTTGAAGCAGTGGTGTGTTGATATTAACAAGATTCAAGCTAATATCAAATATGATTATGTTTTTGTGGATGAGGAAAGTTTCGATAAGTTCAAGCCAAAAAATTTTGAGGAATTAATTAGAAGTTTTACAAAATATAGGGACTTGCTGGGCGTACATTAG
- the rhuM gene encoding RhuM family protein — translation MNVQGNKGEIVIYQMEDGQASLEVSLIEDTVWLDTHQMANLFQRDRTVVVRHISNIYKTGELLPDSTCAKIAQVAKDGKKRVMDFYSLDMIISVGYRVNSLRGTQFRIWANKILKDYLVKGYALNEKRLQSQIEKYEALKQSIKLIDNIIDRKLLSTSESEGLLKVISDFSYALDTLDRYDYGKLELAHISDRAVKRISYEEAKGAIKIMQGRLSDSNLFGHEKDNSFGSSLDTICQTFDGKDLY, via the coding sequence ATGAATGTCCAAGGAAATAAAGGCGAGATAGTCATATATCAGATGGAAGACGGACAAGCGTCTTTAGAAGTTAGTTTGATTGAGGATACTGTCTGGCTGGATACCCATCAGATGGCTAATCTTTTTCAACGAGACAGAACCGTTGTTGTCAGGCACATAAGCAATATCTATAAAACCGGTGAATTGTTGCCGGATTCAACCTGTGCAAAAATTGCACAGGTTGCTAAGGATGGTAAAAAAAGGGTGATGGATTTCTATAGCCTGGACATGATTATTTCTGTAGGATACCGTGTAAATTCATTACGCGGCACCCAATTCCGTATCTGGGCAAATAAAATATTAAAAGACTACCTTGTCAAAGGTTATGCTCTAAATGAAAAGAGATTGCAGTCACAGATTGAAAAATATGAGGCGCTTAAACAGTCAATTAAGCTTATCGATAATATAATTGATCGTAAATTGCTCTCCACGTCTGAATCTGAAGGCCTGCTGAAGGTTATTAGTGATTTCAGCTATGCTCTGGATACACTTGATCGATATGATTATGGAAAGCTGGAATTGGCTCATATATCTGACCGGGCAGTAAAGCGAATTTCATATGAAGAAGCCAAAGGCGCAATTAAGATAATGCAGGGAAGATTGAGTGATTCCAACTTGTTTGGACATGAAAAAGATAATTCGTTCGGCAGCTCTCTGGATACAATTTGCCAGACTTTCGACGGCAAAGATCTCTACC